In one Rhodococcus sp. B50 genomic region, the following are encoded:
- a CDS encoding ABC transporter substrate-binding protein, with the protein MAGLFAVAVVTSACASDRGADPSAGALAPAGAGVAAAAQPAEASFGTLTSPCGPGEAAGNTDQGISDTEIRIGYGDDRGYAKSPGLNKEIGDAVTAMIDWCNAQGGINGRTIVGTNYDAAMTQANAVMQDACASEFMMVGHGFAMDQTSEQTRVACNLAAVPAFTVSPDAANGPMTYQGVPFPVDYANGSQWFQIAEMYPELRGEFDVVDSTMPTIISASTKIRSIAEAAGFTLKNCGVTLNYEGESSYAPFAEKFKQCGVKGLWTSRSPVPAEFNFVKALDQAGIDPILLGEATWYGNAAQAWNGENGLLDNLHAGMTFQMIENADAVPAVKKYVELVTKQGGKTALLGMQATSSFLLWATAADACGSDLTRQCVVDELSRIHDWDGGGLHAVTDPGNNMPATCGLVVKLSGAEYTQAFPTEPGTFTCDDRYRVATDPSTWGTELGPDRIATKYLNPNVIRPTV; encoded by the coding sequence ATGGCGGGTCTGTTCGCCGTCGCAGTGGTGACCTCCGCCTGTGCATCGGACCGGGGCGCCGACCCGTCGGCCGGTGCGCTCGCCCCGGCGGGTGCAGGTGTCGCGGCGGCCGCCCAGCCGGCCGAGGCGTCGTTCGGAACACTCACCTCCCCGTGTGGACCTGGCGAGGCCGCCGGGAACACCGATCAGGGAATCAGCGACACCGAGATCCGCATCGGCTACGGCGACGATCGCGGTTACGCCAAGAGTCCCGGTCTGAACAAGGAGATCGGTGACGCCGTCACCGCCATGATCGACTGGTGCAACGCCCAGGGCGGCATCAACGGCCGCACGATCGTCGGCACGAACTATGACGCCGCGATGACGCAGGCCAACGCGGTGATGCAGGACGCGTGTGCGAGCGAGTTCATGATGGTCGGCCACGGGTTCGCCATGGATCAGACCTCCGAGCAGACCCGGGTCGCGTGCAATCTCGCCGCTGTTCCCGCCTTCACGGTGTCCCCGGACGCGGCCAACGGCCCGATGACCTACCAGGGGGTTCCCTTCCCTGTCGACTATGCGAACGGTTCGCAGTGGTTCCAGATCGCCGAAATGTACCCGGAGTTGCGCGGCGAGTTCGACGTCGTCGACAGCACGATGCCCACGATCATCTCGGCGAGCACCAAGATCAGGTCCATCGCCGAGGCTGCCGGTTTCACGCTGAAGAACTGTGGCGTCACCCTCAACTACGAGGGGGAGTCGAGCTATGCGCCCTTCGCCGAGAAGTTCAAGCAGTGCGGGGTCAAAGGTCTGTGGACCTCGCGTTCTCCGGTGCCGGCCGAGTTCAACTTCGTGAAGGCGCTCGATCAGGCCGGCATCGATCCCATCCTGCTCGGTGAGGCCACCTGGTACGGCAACGCCGCACAGGCGTGGAACGGCGAGAACGGTCTGCTCGACAACCTGCACGCCGGCATGACCTTCCAGATGATCGAGAATGCGGACGCCGTCCCGGCCGTGAAGAAGTACGTCGAACTCGTCACGAAGCAGGGCGGCAAGACCGCGCTGCTCGGAATGCAGGCCACCTCCTCATTTCTGCTGTGGGCGACCGCCGCGGACGCGTGCGGATCCGATCTGACCCGTCAGTGCGTCGTCGACGAGCTCTCCCGGATCCACGATTGGGACGGCGGCGGACTGCACGCGGTCACCGATCCCGGGAACAACATGCCCGCGACCTGCGGCCTCGTCGTGAAGCTCAGCGGCGCCGAGTACACCCAGGCCTTCCCCACGGAGCCGGGCACCTTCACGTGCGACGACCGCTATCGCGTCGCGACCGATCCGAGCACGTGGGGCACGGAACTCGGCCCCGACCGCATTGCGACGAAATACCTGAACCCGAACGTCATCAGACCGACCGTCTGA
- a CDS encoding ABC transporter permease, whose protein sequence is MDTFLTFTIVGLVLGSVYAIAASGLVLTYNTSGIFNFAHGAQAMLGAFAYWQLRYGWGLPTPVALLLVLGVLGPMMGLLLYVVIMRGMRDTAEVTKIVVTVSILLGMLSVSHWFWHPETARTMSMFFGDQARIDVLGVTIRYHELICIAAAVLIAVGLRVMFVRTRVGVAMRGVVDDPDLLRLNGHDPDRLAALSWMMGSTLAVLAGVLVTPINGGTLEANMLTLLVIDAFAAAMFGRLRSIPRTFAGALFLGLAATYVLAYFPTAWTWTSNLRVSLPMIALFVVLVVLPQDRLRGAVTRTRERYHVPSVRKAIAWAVVLVVIVYALRLLMVTSAITTLTIGMTFAIIALSLTLLTGYAGEMNLAPVSFGAIATIVAFHFGISGTGLAAHLNLWGVALGVTVTAVIGGLIALPALRLRGLYLALATMAFGVFLSNMVLRDTTWHEFFGIRFSLFTDGSIAIPPLKVGPLDLRNETTFLMTVTVIFAVLGVGVIALRNSGYGRRLAAMKDSPAAAAMLGQSLVRLKLGVFTLSAGIAGLGGLFMSSAMGSVSSESFSIMVSLSLLMLTVVAGIGYVSGALFGGLLSGVGFAVIMVSFSNLAAEQPELAGMWTFLGHVAAVSPALIGIGVAANPSGSVHQMVEGYRRLKNAKPVLAGGAVVVLVSYLLALVGALDNWWFASITIATVFMLPVMGQWLMPEAVLGVEEARRRAPLIPERIGVDEPYSAQARDEIDRELGIDGYLSARSAGTEKELIPHG, encoded by the coding sequence ATGGACACCTTTCTGACCTTCACGATCGTGGGGTTGGTGCTCGGATCGGTTTACGCGATCGCTGCATCGGGCCTCGTTCTCACCTACAACACGTCCGGAATCTTCAACTTCGCGCACGGCGCGCAGGCGATGCTCGGGGCGTTCGCCTACTGGCAACTGCGCTACGGCTGGGGTCTGCCCACGCCGGTCGCGTTGCTCCTCGTCCTCGGCGTGCTCGGCCCGATGATGGGCCTGCTGCTCTACGTCGTCATCATGCGCGGGATGCGCGACACCGCCGAGGTCACCAAGATCGTTGTCACGGTGTCGATCCTGCTCGGCATGCTCTCGGTGTCACACTGGTTCTGGCATCCCGAGACCGCGCGCACCATGTCGATGTTCTTCGGCGACCAGGCGAGGATCGACGTTCTCGGCGTCACCATCCGCTACCACGAGCTGATCTGTATCGCGGCCGCGGTGCTCATCGCGGTGGGGCTGCGCGTCATGTTCGTCCGCACGCGCGTCGGTGTCGCGATGCGAGGTGTCGTCGACGATCCCGACCTCCTCCGTCTGAACGGACACGACCCCGACCGGCTCGCTGCCCTGTCCTGGATGATGGGTTCGACCCTCGCAGTGCTGGCCGGTGTCCTCGTCACACCGATCAACGGCGGCACGCTCGAAGCGAACATGTTGACCCTGCTCGTCATCGACGCGTTCGCGGCGGCGATGTTCGGCCGGTTGCGCAGCATCCCCCGCACCTTCGCAGGGGCGCTGTTCCTCGGCCTGGCGGCCACCTACGTGCTTGCCTACTTCCCCACGGCGTGGACGTGGACGTCGAATCTGCGGGTCTCTCTGCCGATGATCGCGCTGTTCGTGGTTCTCGTCGTGCTACCGCAGGACCGCCTGCGCGGAGCCGTGACCCGCACCCGAGAGCGATACCACGTGCCGTCGGTGCGCAAGGCGATCGCCTGGGCGGTCGTGCTCGTCGTCATCGTCTACGCTCTGCGGCTGTTGATGGTGACGTCGGCGATCACGACCCTGACGATCGGAATGACCTTCGCGATCATTGCGCTGTCGCTGACCCTGCTGACCGGCTACGCGGGCGAGATGAACCTGGCGCCGGTGTCGTTCGGGGCCATCGCCACGATCGTGGCATTCCATTTCGGTATCTCCGGAACCGGATTGGCCGCCCACCTGAACCTGTGGGGCGTAGCGCTCGGTGTGACTGTCACCGCGGTGATCGGCGGGCTCATCGCGCTCCCGGCCCTGCGGTTGCGCGGTCTCTATCTGGCTCTGGCCACCATGGCATTCGGAGTGTTCCTGTCGAACATGGTGCTGCGCGACACCACCTGGCACGAGTTCTTCGGCATCAGGTTCTCGTTGTTCACCGACGGCAGCATCGCGATCCCGCCGTTGAAGGTGGGGCCGCTGGACCTGCGGAACGAGACTACTTTCCTCATGACGGTCACGGTGATCTTCGCCGTTCTCGGTGTGGGTGTGATTGCCTTGCGCAACAGTGGATACGGGCGTCGTCTCGCGGCGATGAAGGACAGCCCTGCTGCGGCGGCGATGCTCGGCCAGAGTCTGGTGCGTCTCAAACTCGGCGTGTTCACGCTGTCGGCGGGTATCGCGGGTCTGGGTGGTCTGTTCATGTCGAGCGCGATGGGGTCGGTGTCGAGCGAAAGTTTCTCGATCATGGTGAGCCTGTCGCTGTTGATGCTCACCGTCGTGGCCGGTATCGGATACGTCTCGGGTGCACTGTTCGGCGGCCTGCTGTCGGGCGTCGGTTTCGCCGTCATCATGGTGTCGTTCTCGAATCTCGCAGCGGAGCAACCGGAACTGGCCGGCATGTGGACATTCCTCGGGCACGTCGCCGCGGTGAGTCCGGCCTTGATCGGTATCGGGGTCGCGGCCAACCCGAGCGGCAGCGTCCATCAGATGGTCGAGGGCTACCGGCGGCTGAAGAACGCGAAACCGGTGCTCGCCGGGGGAGCTGTGGTGGTACTCGTGTCGTACCTGCTCGCACTCGTCGGCGCACTCGACAATTGGTGGTTCGCGTCGATCACCATCGCCACGGTGTTCATGCTCCCGGTGATGGGGCAGTGGCTGATGCCCGAAGCGGTACTCGGCGTGGAGGAAGCGCGACGCCGTGCCCCCTTGATCCCGGAGCGGATCGGTGTCGACGAACCCTACAGTGCGCAGGCGCGGGACGAGATCGATCGTGAACTCGGCATCGACGGATATCTGTCCGCGCGTTCCGCCGGAACGGAAAAGGAGCTGATTCCGCATGGCTGA
- a CDS encoding ABC transporter ATP-binding protein, with amino-acid sequence MAENPILETRGITVRFGGHVAVKDVSIGIEPGTVTGLIGPNGAGKTTLFNTITGLQRPTAGTVLLDGRDVTSLPPYKRARMGMARTFQRLELFVSLSVRDNLRVAGDIHNANGHDKIDVEEHADRLLELTGLADIASTDVSDVPTGRARVVEVARALMTSPRVLLLDEPASGQTEQETEAFAGLLDDLASDGLAICLVEHDIPLVMKICSRIHVLDYGAVLASGLPDEIRNDPAVINAYIGTEEEAV; translated from the coding sequence ATGGCTGAGAACCCGATTCTGGAAACTCGCGGTATCACCGTAAGATTCGGCGGACACGTCGCGGTCAAGGACGTGAGCATCGGGATCGAGCCCGGGACCGTGACGGGCCTGATCGGTCCCAACGGCGCCGGGAAGACGACACTGTTCAACACGATCACCGGCTTGCAACGCCCGACGGCCGGCACGGTGCTCCTCGACGGTCGCGACGTCACGTCGCTGCCCCCCTACAAACGCGCCCGCATGGGCATGGCCCGCACCTTCCAGCGACTCGAACTGTTCGTGTCGCTGTCCGTGCGGGACAACCTCCGGGTGGCCGGTGACATCCACAATGCCAACGGACACGACAAGATCGATGTGGAGGAGCACGCCGATCGGCTTCTCGAGTTGACCGGACTGGCCGACATCGCGAGTACCGATGTCTCGGATGTGCCCACCGGACGCGCACGCGTGGTGGAGGTGGCGCGCGCGTTGATGACCTCGCCGCGCGTGCTGTTGCTCGACGAGCCCGCGTCCGGGCAGACGGAACAGGAAACCGAGGCGTTCGCAGGGCTGCTCGACGACCTGGCGAGCGACGGACTCGCGATATGCCTTGTCGAGCACGATATTCCCCTCGTGATGAAGATCTGTTCGCGGATCCACGTACTCGACTACGGCGCGGTGCTCGCGAGCGGCCTTCCGGATGAGATCAGGAACGATCCGGCAGTGATCAACGCCTATATCGGCACCGAGGAGGAGGCGGTATGA
- a CDS encoding ABC transporter ATP-binding protein produces the protein MSSGALLELSGVRAGYGAIEVLHGVDLVLEPGAVVALLGPNGGGKTTTLRVCSGIHPVASGEFRLAGRVVNGVSAAELARLGVCSIPEGRGIFPNLTVRENLWIGTGTGVPLADLEEVAYTRFPVLGERRSQLAGSMSGGEQQMLALSRALGTDPTVLLLDELSMGLAPRIVSQIYDIVGELAADGVSILVAEQFARAVLPIATSAALMLQGRVVRTGDPAEMEEELSTTYLGG, from the coding sequence ATGAGTAGCGGAGCGTTGCTCGAACTGTCCGGCGTCCGAGCCGGATACGGTGCGATCGAGGTGTTGCACGGCGTCGACCTGGTGCTGGAACCGGGAGCGGTGGTCGCCCTGCTCGGTCCCAACGGCGGAGGCAAGACGACGACCCTGCGGGTGTGTTCGGGCATCCATCCCGTGGCGTCGGGGGAGTTCCGGTTGGCGGGCCGCGTCGTCAACGGTGTGTCCGCGGCGGAACTCGCACGCCTGGGGGTGTGTTCCATTCCCGAAGGGCGCGGAATCTTCCCCAATCTCACCGTGCGCGAGAACCTGTGGATCGGGACCGGCACCGGTGTCCCGCTCGCGGATCTCGAAGAGGTGGCCTACACCCGATTTCCGGTTCTCGGCGAACGCCGGTCGCAGCTGGCAGGCTCGATGTCCGGTGGCGAGCAGCAGATGCTCGCCCTGTCGCGGGCGCTCGGGACCGACCCCACGGTGCTCCTGCTCGACGAACTGTCGATGGGCCTCGCACCTCGTATCGTTTCGCAGATCTACGACATCGTCGGCGAACTCGCCGCCGACGGGGTGTCGATTCTCGTAGCCGAGCAATTCGCACGGGCAGTCCTTCCCATCGCCACCAGCGCCGCATTGATGCTGCAGGGCCGGGTGGTTCGCACGGGTGATCCGGCGGAGATGGAAGAAGAACTGTCCACCACCTATCTAGGAGGATGA
- a CDS encoding bifunctional o-acetylhomoserine/o-acetylserine sulfhydrylase, with translation MSDTTPEAIDPSANWSFETKQIHVGQPAGGDTKARALPIYQTTSYTFDSTDHAAALFGLAEPGNIYTRIMNPTQDAVEQRIAALEGGVAALLLASGQAAETFAILNLAQAGDHIVSSPYLYGGTYNLFHYTLPKLGIEVTFVEDPDNLDQWREAVRDNTRAFFGETIANPKNHILDLPGISGVAHENGLPLIVDNTVATPYLLRPLEHGADIVVHSATKYLGGHGTAIAGVIVDGGTFDWTQGRHAGFTTPDPSYHGVVFADLGAPAYALKARVQLLRDMGAAVSPFNAFLISQGLETLSLRIERHVENAQKVAEFLEGRPEVTSVAYAGLKSSPWYDRAQQLTPRGAGAIVVFELSGGIDAGKRFVNALTLHSHVANIGDVRSLVIHPASTTHSQLTGEEQIAAGVTPGLVRLAVGIENIDDILADITTGLEAAGS, from the coding sequence ATGAGTGACACCACCCCTGAAGCAATCGATCCCAGCGCGAACTGGAGCTTCGAGACCAAACAGATCCACGTGGGCCAGCCTGCCGGCGGCGACACGAAGGCCCGGGCCCTGCCCATCTACCAGACCACCAGCTACACCTTCGACAGCACCGATCACGCCGCTGCGCTGTTCGGTCTCGCCGAGCCCGGCAATATCTACACCCGCATCATGAATCCGACGCAGGACGCGGTCGAGCAGCGCATCGCCGCCCTGGAAGGTGGCGTCGCCGCCCTCCTGCTCGCCTCCGGTCAGGCCGCCGAGACCTTCGCAATCCTCAACCTGGCGCAGGCCGGCGACCACATCGTGTCGAGCCCGTATCTCTACGGCGGCACCTACAACCTGTTCCACTACACGCTGCCGAAGCTCGGCATCGAGGTCACCTTCGTCGAGGATCCCGACAACCTCGACCAGTGGCGTGAAGCCGTCCGCGACAACACCCGTGCGTTCTTCGGCGAGACGATCGCCAATCCGAAGAACCACATCCTCGACCTGCCCGGCATCTCGGGTGTCGCCCACGAGAACGGGCTGCCGCTGATCGTCGACAACACGGTCGCCACCCCCTACCTGCTGCGCCCCCTCGAGCACGGTGCCGACATCGTCGTCCACTCGGCCACCAAGTACCTCGGTGGCCACGGCACAGCCATCGCCGGTGTCATCGTCGACGGCGGCACGTTCGACTGGACGCAGGGCCGCCACGCCGGTTTCACCACCCCGGACCCGAGCTACCACGGCGTCGTCTTCGCCGATCTCGGCGCACCGGCCTATGCGCTCAAGGCGCGCGTGCAGCTTCTGCGCGACATGGGCGCGGCGGTCTCCCCGTTCAACGCCTTCCTCATCTCGCAGGGCCTCGAGACGCTGAGCCTGCGGATCGAGCGGCACGTGGAGAACGCGCAGAAGGTCGCCGAGTTCCTCGAGGGACGCCCGGAGGTCACCTCCGTCGCCTACGCCGGTCTGAAGTCGTCGCCGTGGTACGACCGCGCCCAGCAGCTCACCCCACGCGGCGCCGGTGCGATCGTGGTGTTCGAGCTCTCCGGCGGCATCGACGCCGGCAAGCGGTTCGTCAACGCGTTGACCCTGCACAGCCACGTCGCGAACATCGGCGACGTCCGCTCCCTGGTCATCCACCCCGCGTCGACGACCCACTCGCAGCTCACCGGCGAGGAGCAGATCGCCGCAGGCGTCACCCCGGGTCTCGTGCGACTCGCCGTGGGCATCGAGAACATCGACGACATCCTCGCCGATATCACCACCGGTCTCGAGGCTGCGGGCAGCTGA
- a CDS encoding IclR family transcriptional regulator, giving the protein MTAVDSALEPVGTSSKRDLPPSMVDRMTLILEAFDSRGALTLEEVTCRSGLPRSTVHRILDHLVRRDWIEHASFGYCLGPRALGLGGSDTGHRRIREAAAPHLHDLAMQTGAVVHLTVLEGNEVLYLDKVGGQFASTVPSRVGGRFPAYATAAGKSILAWLEPERIDSLYGKQLVPCTERTIRDHVALHQELNRIRKRRGVAFEREEAARGIGCVGVALRGVDGPVAALSLAADARSTRLEWVAPIVADTARKITRTLFPEQERDDSLSGATEKVG; this is encoded by the coding sequence TTGACTGCCGTCGACTCCGCGCTCGAGCCTGTCGGTACCTCGTCCAAGCGAGATCTTCCTCCATCGATGGTCGATCGGATGACCCTCATCCTGGAGGCCTTCGACAGCCGCGGCGCCCTCACTCTCGAAGAGGTCACCTGCCGCTCGGGGTTGCCCCGCTCGACCGTCCACCGCATCCTCGACCACCTCGTGCGTCGCGATTGGATCGAGCATGCATCCTTCGGCTACTGCCTCGGCCCGCGTGCCCTCGGTCTCGGTGGCAGCGACACCGGTCACCGCCGCATCAGGGAGGCCGCCGCACCGCATCTTCACGACCTTGCGATGCAGACCGGCGCCGTCGTCCACTTGACGGTGCTCGAAGGCAACGAGGTGCTCTACCTCGACAAGGTGGGTGGGCAGTTCGCCTCCACCGTGCCCTCGCGGGTCGGTGGGCGATTCCCTGCCTACGCAACCGCGGCCGGCAAGTCCATCCTCGCGTGGCTCGAGCCCGAACGCATCGATTCGCTCTACGGCAAGCAACTCGTTCCGTGCACCGAGCGCACCATCCGCGATCACGTCGCACTGCATCAGGAGCTCAACCGCATTCGCAAGCGGCGTGGCGTCGCGTTCGAGCGCGAGGAGGCCGCGCGGGGCATCGGCTGCGTGGGTGTCGCGCTCCGCGGCGTCGACGGCCCCGTCGCTGCCCTGTCGCTTGCGGCGGACGCCCGCTCGACCCGCCTCGAATGGGTGGCACCGATCGTCGCCGACACCGCCCGGAAGATCACGCGCACCCTGTTCCCGGAGCAGGAGCGTGATGACAGCCTGTCGGGTGCCACCGAGAAGGTGGGCTGA
- a CDS encoding AurF N-oxygenase family protein has product MTASLTRETSKGFLPGVALSDREETAGRLLASSARKSYDPVVEVDWEAPVPDDKFGMTPEWSTLYGTALWDELTDEQRIELTKHEAASVSSVGLWFEILLMQMLLRDVYDRDKHSRHVQFALTEVADECRHSVMFARAGERLNMPGYGPPRYIHQLGRLWGHVFKGANAYASVMAAEEILDMMQRDFMRDERVQPVTRAVSKIHVLEEARHIRFAREEVARRLAGASRARLAFERFNTALVVFFVVKSMIHPDVYADAGLDRERALREAKGNKHYHDRVRKSGAKLMTFLDNVGLIGGPSKILYKKVHLL; this is encoded by the coding sequence ATGACCGCATCGCTCACCCGCGAGACCAGCAAGGGCTTCCTCCCCGGCGTCGCACTGTCCGATCGGGAGGAAACCGCCGGACGACTGCTCGCTTCGTCCGCGCGCAAGTCGTACGACCCGGTCGTCGAAGTGGATTGGGAGGCTCCCGTTCCGGACGACAAGTTCGGCATGACCCCCGAATGGAGCACCCTCTACGGCACCGCGCTGTGGGACGAACTCACCGACGAACAGCGCATCGAGCTGACGAAGCACGAGGCCGCGAGCGTCTCGAGCGTCGGCCTGTGGTTCGAGATCCTGCTCATGCAGATGCTCCTGCGCGACGTCTACGACCGCGACAAGCATTCACGCCACGTCCAGTTCGCCCTCACCGAGGTGGCCGACGAATGCCGCCACTCGGTGATGTTCGCGCGCGCCGGCGAGCGGCTGAACATGCCGGGCTACGGCCCGCCGCGCTACATCCACCAACTCGGCCGTTTGTGGGGTCATGTGTTCAAGGGCGCCAACGCCTATGCATCGGTCATGGCGGCCGAGGAGATCCTCGACATGATGCAGCGCGACTTCATGCGCGACGAGCGGGTCCAGCCCGTCACCCGCGCGGTGTCGAAGATCCATGTCCTCGAAGAAGCGCGCCACATCCGCTTCGCCCGCGAGGAGGTCGCGCGCCGACTCGCCGGTGCGAGCCGCGCACGCCTGGCGTTCGAGCGCTTCAACACCGCGCTCGTGGTGTTCTTCGTCGTCAAGAGCATGATCCACCCCGACGTCTACGCCGATGCGGGCCTCGACCGCGAGCGCGCTCTGCGAGAGGCCAAGGGCAACAAGCACTATCACGATCGCGTGCGCAAGTCCGGCGCGAAGTTGATGACCTTCCTCGACAACGTCGGCCTCATCGGCGGACCGTCGAAGATCCTCTACAAGAAGGTCCACCTGCTCTGA
- a CDS encoding MFS transporter, whose product MTRAQIRLLAVACSAVAVVIAAMASLNTALPDIAVDTGATQSQLTWIVDGYTLTLAALLLPAGALGDRLGRRGVMIVGLIVFAAGSLLPLFADAPLWIIGARAIAGVGAALVMPSTLSLITAGFVEAHRARVIGIWAGVAGSGAVLGMILSGLVLEYASWRVIFGGSAAIALLLVVLSFTIASSRSTQPLPFDFGGGILVVLAVGLFVLGVMEGPHRGWADVVTLGSMVAGLAAAAGFVLVELRSTAPLLDVRLFRQRAFGVGAAGLSFQYLAGFGLFFLIVQYLQLVLGYSPLRASLALTPIFLVVMGLSLAVPALLKRVGIRILLSAGLALIGAALILMGLLDADSTYAEVAFALTIAGVGVGICTAPATHAIVTNTPEDQLGVASAVNDATREIGAAIGVAITGSVLAAAYGHGIDPVAPMIPEPARSAVQDSLAAAIQVAEQAGPQGEQLAELAQNAFLDGLQQASWAVAAILLVGAVISAFWAPRRS is encoded by the coding sequence ATGACGCGAGCACAGATCCGGCTTCTCGCCGTCGCATGCTCGGCCGTCGCCGTGGTCATCGCGGCGATGGCCTCGCTCAACACCGCATTGCCCGATATCGCGGTCGACACCGGCGCGACGCAGTCGCAGCTGACATGGATCGTCGACGGTTACACGCTGACGCTGGCAGCGTTGCTCCTCCCGGCCGGTGCGCTGGGTGATCGGCTCGGTCGCCGCGGCGTCATGATCGTCGGCCTGATCGTCTTCGCCGCCGGTTCCCTGCTTCCGCTGTTCGCCGACGCACCGTTGTGGATCATCGGCGCGCGGGCGATCGCGGGTGTCGGTGCGGCGCTCGTCATGCCGTCGACACTGTCGCTGATCACCGCAGGTTTCGTCGAAGCCCATCGGGCGCGCGTCATCGGCATCTGGGCCGGTGTGGCCGGATCGGGTGCAGTGCTCGGCATGATCCTCTCGGGCCTGGTGCTCGAATACGCGTCGTGGCGGGTGATCTTCGGTGGTTCCGCCGCTATCGCGCTCCTGCTGGTCGTCCTGTCGTTCACCATCGCCTCGTCGCGTTCCACGCAACCGTTGCCGTTCGACTTCGGTGGCGGCATCCTCGTCGTTCTCGCCGTGGGCCTGTTCGTCCTCGGTGTGATGGAGGGTCCCCATCGCGGATGGGCGGACGTGGTGACCCTCGGATCGATGGTTGCGGGCCTGGCGGCAGCCGCCGGCTTCGTCCTCGTCGAACTCCGGTCGACGGCACCGCTGCTGGACGTACGGCTGTTCCGTCAGCGGGCGTTCGGTGTGGGCGCGGCGGGATTGTCGTTCCAGTACCTCGCCGGTTTCGGTCTGTTCTTCCTCATCGTGCAGTACCTGCAGCTCGTACTGGGCTACTCGCCGCTGCGGGCCTCCCTGGCATTGACCCCGATCTTCCTCGTCGTCATGGGCCTGTCCCTCGCCGTGCCCGCACTGTTGAAGCGGGTGGGGATTCGCATCCTGCTCAGTGCGGGACTGGCACTGATCGGTGCCGCACTGATCCTCATGGGTCTGCTCGACGCCGACTCCACCTACGCCGAAGTGGCGTTCGCACTGACCATCGCCGGCGTCGGCGTCGGCATCTGTACGGCTCCCGCGACCCACGCGATCGTCACCAACACTCCCGAGGACCAGTTGGGGGTGGCGTCGGCCGTCAACGACGCGACCCGGGAGATCGGTGCGGCGATCGGCGTCGCGATCACGGGCAGTGTCCTCGCCGCGGCGTACGGGCACGGCATCGATCCGGTGGCGCCGATGATCCCCGAACCGGCACGGTCCGCCGTGCAGGATTCCCTCGCCGCCGCGATACAGGTCGCGGAGCAGGCGGGCCCGCAGGGCGAGCAACTCGCCGAGCTCGCACAGAACGCCTTCCTCGACGGACTGCAACAGGCGTCGTGGGCAGTGGCCGCGATTCTGCTGGTCGGCGCGGTGATCTCTGCGTTCTGGGCACCTCGACGCTCATAG
- a CDS encoding TetR/AcrR family transcriptional regulator — translation MRSRARLLDAATTLLATGGADAVTIDAVTASAGVARATLYRHFANGTELVAAAFARLLPPAPPVPEEGDLRTRLVELLAAQARIIEEAPIPLTAMCWMGLGPGLGELTKEPGRSTRPELQSLREILVDRYRSSFDRVLATAEARSELGEFDYDLALVQLLGPIVFNRLATLAPMDGRACEHIVDDFIAARRARRTDR, via the coding sequence GTGCGCTCGCGTGCCCGACTGCTCGACGCCGCCACCACCCTCCTCGCGACCGGCGGTGCCGACGCCGTGACGATCGATGCGGTCACCGCCTCGGCGGGCGTCGCGCGGGCCACCCTCTACCGGCACTTCGCGAACGGAACCGAACTGGTCGCCGCAGCCTTCGCGCGGCTCCTCCCGCCGGCACCCCCGGTCCCGGAAGAAGGCGACCTCCGTACCCGGCTCGTCGAACTGCTCGCCGCACAGGCACGCATCATCGAGGAGGCGCCCATCCCGTTGACGGCGATGTGCTGGATGGGACTGGGCCCCGGTCTCGGCGAACTGACGAAGGAACCGGGACGCAGTACCCGGCCCGAACTGCAGTCGCTGCGGGAGATCCTCGTCGACCGGTATCGCTCGTCGTTCGATCGGGTGCTCGCCACCGCCGAAGCCCGTAGCGAACTCGGCGAATTCGATTACGACCTGGCGTTGGTCCAGTTGCTCGGACCGATCGTCTTCAACCGCCTCGCCACGCTCGCGCCTATGGATGGGCGCGCGTGCGAGCACATCGTCGACGATTTCATCGCTGCGCGCAGGGCCCGCCGGACGGACCGCTAG